The following coding sequences are from one Parafrankia irregularis window:
- a CDS encoding CCA tRNA nucleotidyltransferase, with protein MAVISLDNPRDSAEQVVSELLRVPAPADELGRIFADHGHALYLVGGSVRDSLLGRAKSAPDLDFTTDARPERVLEITRGWAEATWEAGIAFGTVGLARRGVRFEVTTYRSETYDRTSRNPTVTYGDGLHDDLVRRDFTVNAMAVSVPGHDFVDLFGGMADLARGVLRTPGVPEASFDDDPLRILRAARFEAALGLTPVPELVAAMRSRAERIKIVSPERVRDELRKLIASPNPMAGLERLVEVGVADIVLPELGAMRMEIDEHHQHKDVYAHTMTVLSQAMALEDDGPDEILRWAALLHDIGKPRTRRHIPGGRVSFHHHEVVGRDMTRRRLTALRFPKDVTDAICSLVFLHLRFHGYGSGEWTDSAVRRYVHDAGPQLNRLHKLVRSDCTTRNRRKAESLARTYDSLEERIADLAASEEIASIRPELSGDDIMALLALPPSRLVGKAREHMLDVRFERGLLGREAAEAELLRWARENGIPVPVPGDEPGGDV; from the coding sequence GTGGCTGTAATCAGTCTTGACAATCCCCGGGATTCGGCGGAGCAGGTGGTGAGCGAACTGCTGCGGGTGCCCGCGCCCGCGGATGAGCTGGGCCGGATCTTCGCCGACCATGGGCATGCCCTCTACCTGGTCGGCGGCTCCGTCCGGGACTCGCTGCTGGGCCGGGCCAAGAGCGCCCCCGACCTCGACTTCACCACGGACGCCCGCCCCGAGCGGGTCCTGGAGATCACCCGGGGCTGGGCTGAGGCGACCTGGGAAGCGGGCATCGCCTTCGGCACGGTCGGCCTGGCCCGCCGCGGGGTGCGGTTCGAGGTCACCACCTACCGCAGCGAGACCTACGACCGGACGTCCCGCAACCCGACTGTGACCTACGGTGACGGGCTGCATGATGACCTGGTCCGGCGGGACTTCACCGTCAACGCGATGGCGGTGTCCGTCCCGGGGCATGACTTCGTGGACCTGTTCGGCGGCATGGCGGACCTGGCTCGCGGGGTTCTGCGCACCCCCGGCGTGCCGGAGGCGTCGTTCGACGACGACCCGCTGCGGATCCTGCGCGCGGCCCGGTTCGAGGCGGCCCTCGGGCTCACGCCGGTGCCCGAGCTGGTGGCGGCGATGCGGTCGCGGGCCGAGCGCATCAAGATCGTCTCCCCGGAACGGGTGCGCGACGAGCTGCGCAAGCTGATCGCCAGCCCGAACCCGATGGCCGGGCTGGAGCGCCTCGTCGAGGTCGGTGTCGCCGACATCGTGCTGCCCGAGCTCGGCGCGATGCGGATGGAGATCGACGAGCACCACCAGCACAAGGACGTCTACGCGCACACGATGACCGTGCTGAGCCAGGCAATGGCGCTGGAGGACGACGGCCCGGACGAGATCCTGCGCTGGGCCGCGCTGCTGCACGACATCGGCAAGCCGCGTACCCGCCGGCACATCCCCGGCGGGCGGGTGTCCTTCCACCACCACGAGGTCGTCGGGCGCGACATGACGCGCCGGCGCCTCACCGCGCTGCGCTTCCCGAAGGACGTCACCGACGCGATCTGCTCCCTGGTCTTCCTCCACCTGCGCTTCCACGGTTACGGCTCCGGTGAGTGGACGGACTCCGCGGTGCGCCGGTACGTCCACGACGCCGGCCCGCAGCTGAACCGCCTCCACAAGCTGGTCCGCTCGGACTGCACGACGCGCAACCGCCGCAAGGCCGAGAGCCTGGCCCGGACCTACGACTCGCTGGAGGAGCGGATCGCCGACCTCGCCGCGAGCGAGGAGATCGCCTCCATCCGGCCGGAGCTCTCCGGCGACGACATCATGGCGCTGCTGGCGCTGCCGCCGTCGCGGCTCGTCGGGAAGGCACGCGAGCACATGCTCGACGTCCGGTTCGAGCGCGGGCTGCTGGGCCGCGAGGCCGCCGAGGCGGAGCTGCTCCGGTGGGCGCGGGAGAACGGCATACCCGTCCCCGTTCCCGGAGACGAGCCGGGCGGCGACGTCTAG
- a CDS encoding NUDIX hydrolase codes for MPSPPRTTPGRRPLRRVEETSAGGLVLDTPSAGANAALIARRDRRGRLLWSLPKGHVEADETTEEAAVREVAEETGVTGAVLAPLGTIDFWFVAGEARVHKTVHHFLLVRTGGALSDDDIEVEEVAWVPLAEVADRLAYADERRLLDEIPTILAEAS; via the coding sequence ATGCCCTCCCCGCCCAGGACGACGCCCGGCCGCCGGCCGCTGCGCCGGGTGGAGGAGACCTCGGCGGGTGGCCTGGTGCTCGACACGCCGTCGGCCGGGGCGAACGCGGCCCTGATCGCCCGTAGGGACAGGCGTGGGCGACTGTTGTGGTCACTGCCGAAGGGGCATGTGGAGGCCGACGAGACCACGGAGGAGGCAGCCGTCCGGGAGGTCGCCGAGGAGACCGGGGTGACCGGGGCGGTGCTGGCCCCGCTGGGCACCATCGACTTCTGGTTCGTCGCCGGGGAGGCCCGGGTACACAAGACCGTGCACCACTTCCTCCTGGTGCGCACCGGGGGCGCGCTCTCCGACGACGACATCGAGGTCGAGGAGGTCGCCTGGGTGCCGCTCGCCGAGGTCGCCGACCGCCTCGCCTACGCGGACGAACGGCGGCTGCTCGACGAGATCCCGACGATCCTCGCCGAAGCGTCGTGA
- a CDS encoding DUF6049 family protein produces MRFPTRLAAGVVAALSLAVGVTGGQPASATTRSVAGSSLDNAATTASSTVSTGLSTELSTGSASSVGIAAGTTAAIQPITRTSPDTSGTPGSSGGASSSAGTNQAVQLTVTEVTPPGNGSTVLRISGSVATQGGASITGLGVRVDLGAALTSRSQLQKVAAGGAGASPSSSSAASAALDATGGFTVDVPVAELIPASGLEVRSVQVRVVGRVNGGALDSRLATVTTFVVLSAPRVAQSQRTPVLTVVPLASRPRLRSDGLLTDNTLAGEIKEGGRLRELLEGVIQSRTTTVALGVDPTLVQALTRMSTRYSYATPSGETATEGNLDAIAYLENIKTYARQGGTVFALPYGDTDLPALVRADQLDALKYSVNTGQQVIAELLEKPVLAQEGSWTAFPADGLADAGTVNALSANGYGTVIVDDQLLPAARGLTYTPSAATTMATATGQVRLLAADHVLADLVADPDGSVDGSQNDPALARFQAELAMITDQAPDRRRLVVLALPRYAAVSASWLQTILNTVTTSTYSTGIDLRGATTDAKLDATRQRTALTYGEAAQAKELPTEYVDRVEEIRGKAYVLGSVFCQPDATPALATETCLRTRRDPVINTLITGLSAAWRTDSAGGTSLVQQADGAVQEKQSSIRVVGSQMVNLTSSRGRVPVTLENSSDWDATVVVKLSSSDRGRLISATKITRVLKAGQKDQIEIEVDAESAGTFPVDIRLETVDGQTIGPEASARVLVHSTVYGAIAIGITVGAVGVLFAAVLIRLVRRLRARSRSQGAPPDDLPGGPGQADASGLPAPAPQVAERATLPLRKYPSTSAGGAPYPAPPPPPDWFPHHAGGPHHPSDPHHAGDPRHAGGLDHGRDPGRTRDPHHAGDPHHAGGPDLGRAGPWSFGRPAAPAGSTAQPQPQRPDGR; encoded by the coding sequence ATGCGGTTCCCGACGCGGCTCGCCGCCGGTGTGGTGGCGGCTCTCAGCCTGGCCGTGGGGGTCACCGGCGGGCAACCGGCGAGCGCTACCACACGCTCGGTGGCGGGATCGTCACTGGACAACGCCGCGACCACAGCTTCATCCACAGTTTCCACAGGGCTGTCCACAGAGTTGTCCACAGGATCGGCCTCATCTGTGGGTATCGCGGCTGGAACGACCGCGGCAATCCAGCCGATCACCAGGACATCTCCGGACACAAGCGGCACTCCGGGCAGCTCTGGTGGCGCGTCCAGTTCCGCCGGCACGAACCAGGCCGTCCAGCTCACCGTCACCGAGGTCACTCCGCCCGGCAACGGCTCGACCGTGCTACGGATCTCCGGCTCGGTAGCTACCCAGGGCGGTGCTTCGATCACGGGGCTCGGCGTCCGGGTCGACCTCGGCGCCGCCCTGACCTCCCGCAGCCAGCTACAGAAGGTGGCCGCCGGCGGTGCGGGAGCCTCTCCCAGCTCCTCGTCGGCCGCCAGTGCGGCACTCGACGCGACCGGCGGGTTCACCGTCGATGTCCCGGTGGCCGAGCTGATTCCGGCCAGCGGCCTGGAGGTGCGCTCGGTTCAGGTCCGCGTCGTCGGCCGGGTCAACGGAGGCGCGCTGGACAGCAGGCTGGCGACGGTGACGACCTTCGTGGTCCTGTCCGCTCCCCGGGTGGCGCAGTCGCAGCGGACGCCGGTGCTGACCGTGGTACCGCTGGCGAGCAGGCCGCGGCTGCGCTCCGACGGCCTGCTCACCGACAACACGCTGGCCGGGGAGATCAAGGAGGGCGGCCGGCTCCGGGAGCTGCTGGAAGGGGTGATCCAGTCCCGCACAACGACCGTCGCACTCGGAGTCGACCCCACCTTGGTACAGGCCCTGACCCGGATGAGTACGCGGTACTCCTACGCGACACCGTCCGGGGAGACGGCCACTGAGGGCAACCTTGACGCGATCGCGTACCTGGAGAACATCAAGACCTACGCGCGCCAGGGCGGCACCGTCTTCGCGCTGCCCTACGGGGACACCGACCTGCCCGCGCTCGTCCGCGCCGACCAGCTCGACGCGCTGAAGTACTCGGTCAACACCGGCCAGCAGGTGATCGCCGAGCTCCTGGAGAAGCCGGTACTGGCCCAGGAGGGGAGCTGGACCGCCTTCCCCGCGGACGGGCTCGCCGACGCCGGGACCGTGAACGCGCTGAGCGCCAACGGCTACGGCACGGTGATCGTCGACGACCAGCTCCTCCCCGCTGCCCGGGGCCTGACGTACACGCCGTCGGCAGCCACCACGATGGCGACCGCGACCGGCCAGGTCCGCCTGCTGGCCGCCGACCACGTGCTGGCCGATCTCGTCGCCGACCCCGACGGCAGCGTCGACGGCAGCCAGAACGATCCCGCCCTCGCCCGCTTCCAGGCGGAGCTCGCGATGATCACGGATCAGGCACCGGACCGGCGGCGCCTCGTCGTGCTCGCGCTCCCCCGGTACGCGGCCGTCTCCGCCAGCTGGCTGCAGACCATCCTCAACACCGTCACGACGAGCACCTACTCGACCGGGATCGATCTGCGCGGCGCGACCACCGACGCCAAACTGGACGCCACCCGGCAGCGGACCGCGCTGACCTACGGCGAGGCGGCGCAGGCGAAGGAGCTGCCGACCGAGTACGTCGACCGGGTCGAGGAGATCCGGGGCAAGGCCTACGTCCTCGGGTCCGTCTTCTGCCAGCCGGACGCGACCCCGGCCCTGGCGACCGAGACCTGCCTGAGGACCAGGCGCGATCCCGTGATCAATACTTTGATCACGGGATTGTCGGCGGCCTGGCGCACGGACAGCGCGGGCGGAACCTCGCTCGTCCAGCAGGCCGACGGCGCCGTGCAGGAGAAGCAGTCCAGCATCCGGGTCGTCGGATCACAGATGGTCAACCTCACCAGCAGCCGCGGCCGGGTACCGGTCACCCTGGAGAACAGCTCCGACTGGGACGCGACCGTGGTCGTGAAGCTGTCGTCCAGCGACCGCGGCCGACTCATCTCCGCCACCAAGATCACCAGGGTGCTCAAGGCTGGCCAGAAGGACCAGATCGAGATCGAGGTCGACGCGGAGAGCGCCGGCACCTTCCCGGTCGACATCCGGCTGGAGACCGTCGACGGCCAGACCATCGGCCCGGAGGCGTCCGCGCGGGTGCTGGTCCATTCGACCGTCTACGGGGCCATCGCCATCGGCATCACGGTCGGGGCGGTCGGCGTGCTCTTCGCCGCCGTGCTGATTCGCCTCGTCCGCCGGCTCCGGGCCCGTTCGCGTTCCCAGGGCGCGCCCCCCGACGACCTCCCGGGCGGACCGGGACAGGCTGACGCCTCTGGCCTGCCCGCACCGGCACCCCAGGTGGCAGAACGGGCGACCCTCCCGCTCAGGAAGTACCCCTCCACCAGCGCGGGCGGGGCCCCTTATCCAGCTCCGCCCCCGCCGCCGGACTGGTTCCCGCATCACGCCGGGGGACCACACCACCCCAGTGATCCGCACCACGCCGGCGACCCGCGCCATGCCGGCGGCCTGGACCATGGTCGCGACCCGGGCCGCACCCGCGACCCGCACCATGCCGGCGACCCGCACCATGCCGGCGGCCCGGATCTCGGCCGCGCCGGGCCGTGGAGCTTCGGCCGCCCGGCGGCACCGGCAGGGTCGACGGCCCAGCCGCAGCCCCAGCGCCCGGATGGCCGGTGA
- the murJ gene encoding murein biosynthesis integral membrane protein MurJ, with amino-acid sequence MGPYDGRGRRPSDDHHDDRPYRPAADDPYVVERYTGHGDDQYVNAPEPGTEAPPFPDARERPDSYRPNVARPAGDSAAHWDDPAQHRGRATQPPYEQQRDGWGPADGHLPPATRSRSSQDHDGTYGQGGYESAARYDPPRHSDQHGYDDPQAYRDQQAYDDPRRRSNQHGHGAGDGYGDQRRISDQRGYDDQRGYGDQRRNSDQRGHGDQRRLSDQRGYGPGAPGYDDGAGYGQPVPDQNAGHAGRAGYINRAEYEEYERSRRGDQARPPTDPGQARYPGGSSPTSRVPSGSAYPGGPPTPPAPARPPSPVAGHHNTGSPYDGGAGRITPYPGTSPKSYQVDDERISGYPADPRGPAERGEQTRRLPSAPPVPPPSEGGPATRAAHARTPAPGTAPRGHPVHHGEPTHHVGPAHDSGPMHHSEPSHHSGPMRHGEPVYLSEPTRHTGPPRNRPPAQPPVQPFEDLDEPPYEPVHDAAYEEPFEDVREGPFEEAYEDAYDDRTARLPPPSTAPPKARTPRPAAPARKGPPRQPPAPAGRRTTSTQTGRGTGTGSRKKAPAKSAGLGRASGIMAIGTIASRATGFLRTVAISAAIGVGVVSNAYTTANTTPNVLYDLLLGGILTSAVVPVLVRASKEDPDGGDGFASSLVTLTVLGLGAAVVLGMILAPEIIGIYMHGNDPAKKALATDLLRWFMPQVLFYGVGAVLGAILNTRQSFAAPMFAPVLNNLVVIATCVAFFLVPGDRPPTVDGITDAQTFVLAGGTTLGVIIMTVALLPTVRAVGFRYRPRLDLRHPGLRSAYQLAGWTLLYVLVSQLGFAVITNLTNDKHSEVTTIYQNAYQLFQLPYAIIGVSVVTALLPRMSNHAAAGKTALVREDLSTATRMTVTAIVPSALFLLALGRPIAVTIFNHGAVDVAGAVRIGDSLSAFAIALVPFALFQVQLRAFYAYRDSRTPALVNIGVVATNIVAALVLSHLAAPEHRAVVLPLGFALAYMIGLVATTVLLRRKLGGIDGNRVARVTTRVSVTAGIGAVLASVIADVVRDLLGHGWLGSGIAVVIGLVAGGLAFVVISVRSGLYEMTALMRMVGGKLGAGKGGAGKGGTSSGGRPAASRSSGPPRVPADQDRAREPRERREPREQRGRDAGGRDPGGRGPGGSRSGGGRGRSSGTDNSGRGGRGSGERGSRGSSGGRGGPPDPRRRPR; translated from the coding sequence ATGGGACCGTACGACGGTCGTGGCCGGCGTCCGTCCGACGATCATCATGATGATCGTCCCTACCGCCCCGCGGCCGACGATCCGTATGTGGTCGAGCGGTACACCGGCCACGGAGACGACCAGTACGTGAACGCACCCGAGCCGGGCACGGAAGCACCACCGTTTCCCGATGCCCGCGAGCGCCCGGACAGCTACCGTCCGAACGTGGCCCGACCCGCCGGAGACTCCGCAGCGCACTGGGACGACCCCGCCCAGCACCGGGGCCGGGCGACCCAGCCCCCGTATGAGCAGCAGCGCGACGGGTGGGGGCCAGCCGACGGTCACCTGCCGCCGGCTACCCGGTCACGATCTTCCCAGGACCACGATGGCACGTACGGGCAGGGCGGTTACGAATCGGCGGCCCGCTACGACCCGCCCCGGCACAGCGACCAGCACGGCTACGACGACCCGCAGGCCTACCGCGATCAGCAGGCCTACGACGACCCGCGTCGGCGCAGCAACCAGCACGGGCACGGCGCTGGCGACGGCTACGGCGATCAGCGCCGAATCAGCGACCAGCGTGGCTACGACGATCAGCGTGGCTACGGCGATCAGCGCCGGAACAGCGACCAGCGTGGCCACGGTGACCAGCGGCGGCTCAGCGACCAGCGCGGCTACGGCCCAGGCGCACCGGGTTACGACGACGGTGCCGGGTACGGCCAGCCGGTACCCGATCAGAACGCCGGCCACGCAGGCCGCGCGGGCTACATCAACCGCGCCGAATACGAAGAATACGAACGGAGCCGGCGCGGTGACCAGGCACGCCCGCCGACCGACCCCGGCCAGGCCCGGTATCCGGGCGGATCGTCGCCCACCAGTCGGGTGCCGTCCGGCTCCGCCTATCCGGGCGGTCCACCGACCCCACCGGCGCCGGCACGGCCACCATCACCGGTAGCCGGCCACCACAACACCGGAAGCCCGTACGACGGCGGAGCCGGCCGTATCACCCCGTACCCGGGCACGTCGCCTAAGTCTTACCAGGTGGACGACGAGCGGATCAGCGGGTACCCCGCCGACCCGCGGGGACCTGCCGAGCGGGGTGAGCAGACCCGCAGGCTCCCGAGCGCTCCGCCTGTCCCGCCCCCGTCCGAAGGGGGGCCCGCGACGCGGGCGGCGCATGCCCGCACACCGGCCCCAGGCACCGCCCCCCGCGGCCACCCGGTGCACCACGGCGAGCCGACACACCACGTCGGGCCCGCGCACGACAGCGGGCCGATGCACCACAGCGAGCCCTCACACCACAGCGGGCCGATGCGGCACGGCGAGCCCGTGTACCTCAGCGAGCCGACGCGGCACACCGGGCCGCCCCGGAACCGCCCGCCCGCGCAGCCGCCCGTCCAGCCGTTCGAGGACCTCGACGAGCCGCCCTACGAGCCGGTCCATGACGCGGCCTACGAGGAGCCCTTCGAGGACGTCCGCGAGGGGCCCTTCGAGGAGGCCTACGAGGACGCCTACGACGATCGCACCGCTCGGCTGCCACCGCCGAGCACGGCGCCACCCAAAGCCAGGACCCCGCGGCCGGCGGCACCGGCCCGGAAGGGCCCGCCGCGGCAGCCACCGGCCCCGGCCGGCCGGCGGACGACGTCCACGCAGACCGGCCGGGGCACCGGCACCGGTAGCCGCAAGAAGGCGCCGGCGAAGAGCGCCGGCCTGGGCCGGGCCAGCGGCATCATGGCGATCGGCACCATCGCCTCGCGGGCCACCGGCTTCCTGCGCACCGTCGCGATCTCGGCGGCGATCGGCGTCGGTGTGGTGAGCAACGCGTACACCACCGCGAACACGACCCCGAACGTCCTCTACGACCTGCTGCTCGGCGGCATCCTCACCAGCGCCGTCGTCCCGGTGCTGGTCCGTGCCTCGAAGGAGGATCCGGACGGCGGGGACGGCTTCGCGTCGTCCCTGGTCACCCTGACGGTGCTCGGCCTCGGCGCCGCCGTGGTCCTCGGGATGATCCTCGCCCCCGAGATCATCGGCATCTACATGCACGGCAACGATCCCGCCAAGAAGGCGCTGGCGACGGACCTGCTGCGCTGGTTCATGCCCCAGGTGCTCTTCTACGGGGTCGGCGCGGTGCTCGGGGCGATCCTCAACACCAGGCAGTCCTTCGCCGCGCCCATGTTCGCGCCGGTGCTGAACAACCTGGTGGTCATCGCGACCTGTGTGGCGTTCTTCCTCGTCCCGGGCGACCGCCCACCGACGGTGGACGGGATCACCGACGCCCAGACCTTCGTCCTGGCCGGCGGAACCACCCTCGGCGTGATCATCATGACCGTCGCGCTGCTCCCGACCGTGCGTGCCGTCGGCTTCCGCTACCGGCCCCGCCTCGATCTGCGCCACCCGGGGCTGCGGTCGGCCTACCAGCTGGCGGGCTGGACGCTGCTCTACGTCCTGGTCAGCCAGCTCGGCTTCGCGGTGATCACCAATCTGACGAACGACAAGCACAGCGAAGTCACCACGATCTACCAGAACGCCTACCAGCTCTTCCAGCTCCCCTACGCGATCATCGGCGTCTCGGTGGTCACCGCGCTGCTCCCCCGGATGAGCAACCACGCGGCCGCCGGCAAGACCGCGCTCGTCCGCGAGGACCTGTCGACCGCGACCCGGATGACGGTCACCGCGATCGTTCCGTCCGCCCTGTTCCTGCTGGCACTGGGCCGCCCGATCGCCGTGACGATCTTCAACCACGGCGCGGTCGACGTCGCCGGCGCGGTGCGGATCGGCGACTCCCTGAGCGCCTTCGCCATCGCGCTCGTGCCCTTCGCCCTGTTCCAGGTGCAGCTGCGAGCCTTCTACGCCTACCGGGACAGCCGCACCCCCGCGCTGGTCAACATCGGCGTGGTCGCGACGAACATCGTCGCCGCGCTCGTGCTTTCCCACCTGGCGGCGCCGGAGCACCGCGCGGTCGTGCTGCCGCTCGGCTTCGCGCTCGCATACATGATCGGCCTGGTCGCGACGACCGTCCTGCTGCGGCGCAAGCTCGGCGGCATCGACGGCAACCGCGTCGCCCGGGTGACGACCCGGGTGAGCGTGACAGCCGGCATCGGCGCCGTGCTGGCCAGCGTCATCGCGGACGTCGTCCGCGACCTGCTCGGGCACGGCTGGCTCGGGTCGGGGATCGCGGTCGTCATCGGGCTCGTCGCCGGCGGTCTCGCCTTCGTCGTGATCTCGGTGCGCAGCGGGCTCTACGAGATGACGGCGCTGATGCGGATGGTCGGCGGCAAGCTCGGCGCGGGCAAGGGCGGCGCGGGCAAGGGCGGGACGTCCTCGGGCGGACGTCCCGCGGCCAGCCGGTCGTCGGGGCCGCCCAGGGTCCCGGCGGATCAGGATCGCGCCCGTGAACCGCGGGAGCGGCGCGAACCACGCGAACAGCGCGGACGCGATGCCGGCGGGCGCGATCCCGGTGGGCGAGGTCCCGGCGGTAGCCGCAGCGGTGGCGGACGTGGCCGCAGCAGCGGCACTGACAACAGCGGACGCGGTGGACGTGGCAGCGGCGAACGCGGGTCGCGGGGGTCGTCCGGAGGCCGCGGCGGCCCCCCCGACCCGCGGCGTCGCCCCCGCTGA
- a CDS encoding protein kinase family protein has product MVDGSNRPQGADVDNNVTNDAPAHLPASTAVLAESVLDRRYRLLAPLNTRGPVTLWRGDDNVLARPVAVRIVEHPDSSGDPGSEADQAALEEVAESLLKAAISSGRLVHPGAASTYDATTTTTGSTRISYVVSEWVEGRTLRQLAAEGPPRPEQAGAIVLAAARVLAAAHERGIHHGGLNPGDVIVSGHGTVKVVDLEIGGILAGLDGSATGAEPTVGAGTDSGAGADGDAGSGSEANGDDGAGIASAGDLADVRALGALLYAGLTGAWPLLGEHALPAAPTANGRLRTPRQVNAAVPRDLDAIALATLGDERAGAPITTAAELVAELEAVSPVDQVLDTGLMSLGDEGPASTEAMPVDGYGPATGDFQDRGGYGGYDSGPNSYGNRDGYGGRDDYDSRGGYGNHGDYNSRGDYDNRGGYDSRGGYDGRSDYGNRGGYPGPGGGYGGAGSPAGATGGGYDRRGYDQTAHMGRAGYDQTAYEERGYGAGGGGYDRGDERERGYDGYPSQRGPSEPRRHTDDSGRIPPSDGVRGGSTARRVLPWLALAVVVVLVAVVAVIALQNKDDKTAGTDPGTSPSSTTMLSTGQKIDIAGVAAFDPQGGDGENDGSAAKTIDGSPATEWTTSGYEPQNPPAQFGGTGKTGVGLRFTFNEPVAPSEVAVTVGSLAPVTFELRAGDTEVNDISAYPIVGLPHQGKSGEVPITMPSDQQKHKYWVVWLTELPTVGGKLKGSIAEVEFKH; this is encoded by the coding sequence GTGGTCGACGGAAGCAACCGACCGCAGGGCGCGGACGTCGATAACAACGTGACCAACGATGCGCCGGCGCACCTGCCCGCCAGCACCGCCGTCCTCGCCGAATCCGTTCTCGACCGGCGTTACCGGCTGCTCGCGCCGCTGAACACCCGCGGCCCGGTCACACTTTGGCGGGGCGACGACAACGTTCTCGCCCGGCCGGTGGCGGTGCGCATCGTCGAACACCCGGACAGCTCCGGCGATCCCGGGTCGGAGGCCGACCAGGCTGCCCTCGAGGAGGTCGCCGAGTCGCTGCTGAAGGCCGCGATCAGCTCGGGCCGGCTGGTTCATCCCGGTGCCGCGTCCACCTATGACGCGACGACGACGACCACCGGGTCGACCCGCATCTCCTACGTCGTCTCGGAATGGGTGGAAGGGCGCACGCTGCGCCAGCTCGCCGCCGAGGGCCCGCCGCGCCCCGAGCAGGCCGGCGCCATCGTGCTCGCCGCCGCCCGGGTCCTCGCCGCGGCGCACGAGCGCGGGATCCACCACGGCGGGCTCAACCCGGGCGATGTCATCGTCTCCGGCCACGGCACCGTGAAGGTCGTCGATCTTGAGATCGGCGGGATCCTGGCCGGGCTGGACGGTTCGGCCACCGGCGCCGAGCCGACCGTCGGCGCCGGCACGGACTCGGGCGCGGGTGCGGACGGCGACGCGGGCTCGGGCTCGGAGGCGAACGGCGACGACGGGGCAGGCATCGCCTCTGCCGGGGACCTGGCGGACGTCCGTGCCCTCGGCGCGCTGCTCTACGCGGGCCTGACCGGCGCGTGGCCGCTGCTCGGCGAGCACGCCCTGCCGGCGGCCCCGACGGCCAACGGGCGGCTGCGAACGCCCAGGCAGGTCAACGCCGCGGTCCCCCGCGACCTCGACGCGATCGCGCTGGCGACCCTCGGTGACGAGCGGGCCGGCGCACCCATCACCACAGCCGCCGAGCTGGTCGCCGAGCTGGAGGCCGTCAGCCCCGTCGACCAGGTGCTCGACACCGGCCTGATGAGCCTCGGCGACGAGGGCCCGGCCAGCACCGAGGCGATGCCGGTGGACGGCTACGGCCCGGCCACCGGCGACTTCCAGGACCGGGGCGGCTACGGCGGCTACGACAGCGGCCCGAACAGCTACGGCAACCGAGATGGCTACGGTGGCCGGGACGACTACGACAGCCGAGGCGGCTACGGCAACCACGGTGATTACAACAGTCGCGGTGACTACGACAACCGGGGCGGTTACGACAGCCGAGGCGGCTACGACGGCCGGAGTGACTACGGCAACCGGGGCGGCTACCCCGGGCCGGGCGGCGGCTACGGCGGCGCGGGCAGTCCTGCCGGTGCCACGGGCGGCGGCTACGACCGCCGGGGCTACGACCAGACCGCCCACATGGGCCGCGCCGGCTACGACCAGACCGCCTACGAGGAGCGCGGGTACGGCGCGGGCGGCGGCGGTTACGACCGCGGCGACGAGCGCGAGCGTGGCTACGACGGCTATCCGTCGCAGCGCGGTCCGTCCGAGCCGCGCCGGCACACGGATGATAGCGGCCGGATCCCGCCGTCTGACGGGGTCCGCGGCGGCTCGACCGCCCGGCGCGTCCTGCCGTGGCTGGCGCTCGCCGTGGTCGTCGTCCTCGTCGCCGTCGTCGCCGTGATCGCACTGCAGAACAAGGACGACAAAACTGCGGGGACAGATCCCGGCACCAGCCCGTCGTCGACGACGATGCTCTCGACGGGCCAGAAGATCGATATTGCGGGCGTCGCCGCCTTCGACCCGCAGGGAGGCGACGGCGAGAACGACGGTTCGGCCGCCAAGACGATCGACGGCAGCCCGGCGACCGAGTGGACCACCAGCGGCTACGAGCCGCAGAATCCGCCTGCGCAGTTCGGTGGGACCGGGAAGACCGGGGTCGGTCTCCGGTTCACCTTCAACGAGCCCGTCGCGCCCAGCGAAGTGGCGGTCACCGTAGGCTCGCTGGCTCCGGTCACCTTCGAGCTGCGGGCCGGCGACACCGAGGTCAACGACATCAGCGCCTATCCCATCGTCGGCCTGCCGCATCAGGGCAAGTCCGGCGAGGTTCCGATCACGATGCCGTCCGACCAGCAGAAGCACAAGTACTGGGTGGTTTGGCTGACCGAACTGCCCACGGTTGGTGGGAAGCTCAAGGGCTCGATCGCCGAGGTCGAGTTCAAGCACTGA